The Bradysia coprophila strain Holo2 chromosome IV, BU_Bcop_v1, whole genome shotgun sequence genome includes a region encoding these proteins:
- the LOC119066025 gene encoding uncharacterized protein LOC119066025 has translation MQLNFSWIIKLWNQTKTDKTPASNSIALLDLNEHCLRHIGRFLSMEDAYSFGHTCTQLFEIMSKLRVPVTIRDSNDFRYLTFFKAAASDLTVDTTAEGRKSTDLNQRKLLSIMETCPKITNLKLLSLNSIILSSKWFNNIAHKLLHLSLIEVPKICWPKFIESMRECENLTNLYIADYEETFRFYSDELEELFSIEFPKLKVFCFDALFDSTFVPINTLLRHNNRLKSIEIAAPLFEVYLDALLLCPNLEKVTLHHEKSVVEVNLMAKLLALNKLPALKYTSLKFPMHVNTSLTPMVQRIQSIKELIITCTLCENFIQDIFRCPQITSLQLIILLPLNTTSLISFIKDVFLSRNGFPKVVQRLRYHEQSLKKLTKLDLSHVITIIVTNNDLTEFIKFIINCPKIELIEFDRCFPIDRFYKQLLKYEKNFGHHAREKTLHLTIDSMQWIPGYSDGRRTHNIIVEDRHGHEVNKSISSIIWCVYENIFRETPLLSLCMAFFAINNLIINLV, from the coding sequence ACAGACAAGACGCCAGCTTCAAATTCCATTGCTTTGCTGGACTTGAATGAGCATTGTTTGCGACATATTGGACGTTTTCTGTCAATGGAAGATGCCTATTCGTTTGGACATACCTGCACACAACTGTTTGAAATTATGTCGAAATTACGCGTACCCGTGACGATAAGGGATTCGAATGATTTCAGATATCTGACTTTTTTTAAAGCAGCAGCTAGCGATTTGACGGTGGACACGACAGCAGAGGGTCGAAAATCCACTGATcttaatcaaagaaaattgttatcaaTCATGGAAACGTGTCCGAAAATcaccaatttaaaattattgtccttaaattcaattattctgAGTAGCAAATGGTTCAACAACATTGCTCATAAATTATTACATCTGTCCTTGATAGAAGTACCTAAAATCTGTTGGCCGAAGTTTATTGAATCAATGAGAGAATGTGAAAATCTTACCAATCTCTACATTGCAGATTATGAAGAAACTTTCAGGTTTTATTCGGATGAGCTGGAAGAGCTATTTTCCATTGAATTCCccaaattaaaagttttctgtttCGATGCTCTTTTCGACAGTACATTTGTACCAATAAACACATTACTCCGTCACAATAATCGattgaaatcaattgaaataGCTGCACCTTTATTTGAAGTGTATCTGGATGCTTTACTATTGTGTCCAAACTTGGAAAAAGTCACACTTCATCACGAAAAATCAGTGGTGGAAGTAAATTTGATGGCAAAGTTATTGGCTCTAAATAAATTACCCGCGTTAAAGTATACATCATTGAAGTTTCCTATGCATGTTAACACAAGCCTAACACCAATGGTACAACGGATCCAATCTATAAAAGAACTGATTATAACGTGTACGCtatgtgaaaatttcattcaagaTATTTTTCGCTGTCCCCAAATCACATCGTtgcaattaattattttgttaccTCTCAACACTACGTCCCTCATTTCCTTCATAAAAGATGTATTTTTATCTCGGAACGGGTTTCCGAAAGTTGTACAACGATTACGATATCATGAGcagagtttaaaaaaattaacgaaattagACCTATCCCACGTCATAACTATCATCGTCACAAACAATGATTTAACTGAGTTCATCAAATTCATAATAAATTgtccaaaaattgaattgatcgaATTTGATCGCTGCTTTCCTATTGATCGCTTTTACAAACAACTATTGAAATACGAAAAGAATTTCGGCCACCATGCCAGAGAAAAGACATTGCATTTGACGATTGATTCCATGCAATGGATTCCTGGCTATTCCGATGGTAGACGAACTCATAACATTATCGTAGAAGACCGTCATGGTCATGAAGtcaacaaatcaatttctagCATTATCTGGTGTGTTTACGAGAACATATTTCGTGAAACACCATTATTATCTCTATGCATGGCCTTTTTTGCAattaataatttgataatCAATTTAGTATAG